From the Macrobrachium rosenbergii isolate ZJJX-2024 chromosome 50, ASM4041242v1, whole genome shotgun sequence genome, the window ACTGAGTCACACATCAAAAACTTACATCCACCTAGCCAAATATACTCGAGAGACTATGAAACTCTagtctgtgaaaagaaaaatgatgtaaATGAACCATTTCAGAATTTGTAAAACTTTTGTCAAAActatgatataaaatttataaaaatttccattttaatgaaatacagacaTTTTCTAAAAACCTGGCCAATgctgtaatgaaatactgtatagaATATCTGTAAATGCCCtccaaaaatgtaaatttttatagtgcatggtacagtaataaaaaaaagttaagctcataaaaatgagaaaatttcatgttactgcagtacagtatttttcttattaatattttcaccaCAGCACCAAGGTCAATCAGACATGCTATTTAATGCTACTATGATCAGTTTAACAAGATCAGTAAGTTCTGTCTGTACACTCGTGGTTCGCCCAAAAGATTCGCTCTTGCTGTATAAGGAAGGGGAAGATTGGAGCAAGTCTTGTAGGTAGGTAAGTAGTgtcatcagtgtacctcacatggtgcactgtaggcattactacaggGTGTTTGCAGAGTGCCTTTGGCCCCCCTAGCTGCACCACTTTTTAGTCTTATTTTAACTCCATTTTCACTTTGGGCacgctgtccaccctctctaactatTAGTTCTTAGTGCACCTTTGAGGCTTTCTCTGAGTTGCACCTTTAGAATCTTGTAAAGTGCTTTATCTCAATTATTTTTTGGATTTCttaatcttgctgttcaaccactccaactccctctttacGTTGTCtcaagtgctgaatggctgaaagtgccccattgtttggcttgacagcctaaatttcaaaaatcagTCAAACTTGGAGTAaggtaaaatttaaagaaattggaCAGCCAGGTATAATGAGGGGAAAGGGAACAGATaacactgcaaaataaaaaattaaaagaatatggaAGGACACAAGGGCCTGGCACAAATGATAAAACCACttaatgggaaaaaaaatcatagttgGGAGACACTTCACAgcttaataatataaacaatgaaaCTGTCTTTGAATGAAGCAATCTTTGGTAATGTGGTGGCCAAATTACATAACCCACAGGTAACGGGTTCAAATTCCTAGCCTAAGATGAACTGGACTTTACACTTATTGTTAAGTTCATGAGTTTTATCTGGAAAATTCATTCCTTCTACAGGTAGCCTACCAAAAaccatgatgatgaatgtaactGGTGAGTAAAGAACACCCACAAGTTGAAATCTGGTAAGCTGAGACACAGCAAAGTTCAAATATACAAAGAATAGACTACTGTACTCCTAATTGCATTAGCATTTGAGGTGGCTATTCTATTATCAGCACATACTGACTGTATAAGAATACTTAACTGGTCATATTAATTCAAATAATGTGAATTTATATACGGTAATGGGCAATACTGTAAcataactggaattggaatactatatagaatttaagcccaAGGGaactatgagttcattcagcactgaaagggaaactgacagtaaaggtttgaaaggtgtaacaaggaaaacctcaaagttgcactgtgaacaattgttagagagggtggaaagtcgggtagaagaatatgaacggaggtacagaaaaaggaatgaggttgcagctagggactgaagggatcCTGAAAAGAACCGTAAGTAGTacgtggtgcactgacggcacttggGGTGTAACATTACTTCCATTAAAAGTATCAACTGTAATAGTGAACCTGTGAAAGCTTCACTGATCAAcatttattctatgcaattttttattgggagtcattgttaatgagctaTAGGTGCGTCCCTTGGTTAGACACTACCCAAAATAATCTCACTTTCCAATATCAAAGTAcactatattcataaaaattactgttCTGTTATAGGTAAACATAACTATTAGTCTCCAGAAATTTGAAACATCCCTTCTATTGTTACTGCTGAATTCAAGGAATTGGTATGCAAATAATAACATCTTTATTCTCTATTGCAATACAGATATTGAGATGATGTGACGTTACCTGTTAATACAAGTTCTCATTTATTCTACTTATTAAAAAACTTACCAGGTCCTTATCTAATGTTGAGAATCGTCTTCCAGAATGGAATAAAGATAGTGCATCTCCTGCATTCCCAGAATAGTTGGACACTCGCAAACGATAGCCGTCTGATTCTGGGCCAACACTTACCATCTGTTTACAGAAGGATAAACATAAGGATGTCACCAGAATTtaatacagtattgtaatatGCTAGAAAATTATACAGAAGTACATGAACTGTTGTACCTGAGAACTGAACTCACCTTATAAGTGGCGTGTTTTGGTCCCTGTTCATAGTCTACCATATCAATTCTCAATTCATGAGGCCAACTGTAAGTCAGCTGATGAAGTGCTTCCAGACCAAGCCAGAATTCTCCATACAAATCACCAAAGCCACCTTTATAGTCGAACCAAGTTCGGTTGAAATCTTCGTGTGTTTCAACTGGAACCCTAAAACAAAACCAAGCAACCTAATTTTAATTGTCTAGACTTACatgatattttgtcattatttgcaCAACTCATCATGATTACTTTTACACTAAGGGGGAAAATGCTCTGAAAAGAAATTCAAGCATTATTCTACCTTCTCTGAATGACTGTCCAGCCACCGCCATCAGTTTCCATATCACAGTAAACTTTGAAAGTGAATGGGAATAAAGAGTACACTCCACTGGCctgtaaataaacaagtgaaattttGTGGTAATAAGAGCCTGGTCAAGctaaaataatatgcatataactTAATTGGTGCACTTCATTATAACTACACATAACTATGCAGTACACATTAACCAGTGGTACTGGTAAGGCAATTCCAAAAATTTCTCGAAGTTCCCTTTCATTGATTGAAACAGtcatatgcttaaaaaaatagttttaacttATCTTGACTTTTTGCAAACCTATTTAGGATGAAACACTAGCAAGCTACTTGAGTGGGATGTGGTATGCATCCAATGTTTACCCTGATTCCAGCTTCTCTCAGTGTAGAGCAGTCGTGAACGACAGGTACACCCACATTCACAGGATCCTCTGTCAAGAACAACATACATTGTTaacttaacattttaaaagaacttTGCATTTAGAAATGTTTGGATCTAAGCACATATGCAGTTCATTTGTGGACATCTCAAAAAGTAGTCGATGAGGCTGTTCACACTTTATATACCACTCAATGTCCATATTTTCTACAACTTGGATAAATTTGGAAGAAGTctctgaaaaaaatgtatacagtGCATGACAGCTTCTCACACACCTTCCAGACAGTTTAGATGTTACTGGAAGTAGTCATCAGTGCGGAAAACTTAATAGAACAACTGCAGTTATTGTTCCTGTATTATTAAGGGAACAACAAAGACACTTAAAAGCTCCTATCTGTCTTTACTTTGTTGTACTGTACTATCCTACAAAGAAAATATGGAGgattataaaaagaaagtattgGGATTAATAGCATTAAATTGTTTTACACATTTCACAACATGCATAAGAAGCCGACGAGGCATGCtgggaactaatatatatatatatatatatatatatatatatatatatatatatatatatatatatatatatatatatatatatatatatatatatatatatatatatatatatatatatatatatatatatatatatatatatatatatatatgaaaataataaaaaactatttcgttgaaaccatacaaaagaaagatgctggaatctgctatcatcaatgtgaacctgtcaggaggacattggaaatcggacgccatcaacaccttaatcctcaaattattttattattttcattattactctaccttactgtatatacatacaatgatgTTGGTTAGTagtcagtatatataaatttatagctCCACCGcaattgaaatttcattttttactcgttagtTTTCCAGATATACAATCATGTTGGTTTGTAGTCAGTATATATAAACTGGTAagattgaaatttcattttttactcgttagtTTTTCAACTACATATAGGCAATATTAAACTGGTAGCAGTTTTGGATAATCCGTAGTCTGGGAATTACGTTTTGTGAAGAAATAAGAACTGTATAGGAGACACGATTTTTTTCCACCATGAATAaagtataataaatttctttttccaagACTAATTATGTTGTTAGGATTTATGCCAATTATTGCATATACATGGTATAtggaataattataaataattataaatttatttgaacaGTTCCTACTCTTGTGGAAGATAGCGTGAAACCATCCCTAAACACTCCATGTGTAATATCGATGCCACCCTAAgtcaaaatgcaaaatatttatggGTATTACAAGAGGGACCGACACTGGAAGGACCCTAGAttcataatgtaaaatatttatgggtATTACAAGAGGGAAGACACTAGAACTCATACTATAATTATACTCGGTGATATTTTGCTGGAATGCAAAAGAAGTGTGACTGTGAGAGGATGAATCAGACATACGATAGTCTATTTTCATTAAGATTATATAGAACCATACAAAAGTTCTCACCTTTCTTTTGGCTCCTCAGAATCAAGTCTGTGATGGTTTTAAGCTCTTCCAAAATGGCTACATTATGAGAATCAGCTTCGTTTGCGGCTGCACCTTCAAAGTTATTCCTGGGGCGAGGACCCAcacaggacacaaaggaaacaaaCCCTAGGAGGATCATTAGCCCACAATAATTTCCAACCGATGCCATTTTCCTGCCGTCTGCACCTGAAATTTCAGAGAACAACTTGATTAGAATGATGATAATACAGTACTTTTTAACACAGTGGCTAAAagagccattaaaaaaaataccccaaaatGGGGCAGTATATGACATATTCATTCAACTTTTTAGAAATACAGTACAGCAAATTAGGTATtttaacatgaaaacaaaatgttacaCTACTTCAGACGTTCCCGGCCTGGACAGATGCGCTTAGCGGTTATAAAACCCCCTTGGGTATAAATTATTCACCGGGTAAAGTGAAAAACGTCACGTGTGTTTAAGCGAcaaaacctcatatatatatatgtgtgtgtgtgtgtatttaagtaaCAAAACTTCATATGTATAACCACTAACCTCAACTACGGCCAACTTGTGCCAGACAAGACAACTAACGTGATGCCCAAGCGTCTAGTCGTTACTCAACGTTTATCATAACGGATTAAATGAGAGCGCAACCGTACGTCTGCCAGAACTGGCCTCCTGGCTAGGCGGTGGAGTGGATCCTTATAAAACACGTAGAGGTTGTtaaaatcaacacacacacatacatacacattcataaattatatatccaAGCGTGCACTGGTTATCAATTACAACAATGTACTGTAGGTTCTCTCTCTCGAGAAAATACTTCGAAAAATAAGACAACGAATTCTcacttaattttatcttttaataaaccagtcaaaacaacagagagagagagagagagagagagagagagagagagagagagagagagagagagagagaagggggtgtgCATTAAATAAGGTCCGTTTCCTAGACTGTTGCCAGGCTGCAGAATTTGACGAGATCCTTCATGCAGATTAGATGTCTGATATCTTGTTCTTTCTGCGATGTAAACAACTCgaatgatttatttaaatttacatgaTTCAACTTGAAAGCTCCTGTAAGATCGTTTAACTTGTGGCCATGATTGTTATGTggtcattttatttaattacttaaacTTAGATATATTCTACTTTATactttattacaaataaaaaataaataagtattagTGAGCGCACACAAACATGCAGAAACCTAAATGCAAACGAAAAGGAAATCCTTTTTAAGGGGAAAGACACTTGCTACATACAaccaaagaataaatagaaaaaaagtcttGACGCTTCACTCCACTTCGGGTGGAATGCTTACTTGACTAGATAAGACCCTTACAGCTATATACATAAGGACGCTTTTCCAAAACGCCCAGTCGTCTACTGAGTTAAATGAGAGAATTGGAGCTATTCTTTGTGATGTTCAACACGTGAGAGGTTGACTCTTAGCAAGGCAGACACGGAAGTACACGCTAAACTGTATCTAGCAATTCAACTCGgcgtaaaatataataataaacacaaaaaataacttatctCCATATAGAGGTATTCCTTAGTCATTACACTCATAAattgacaataaagaaaatactggtcAAAGTCACCGATGAACCTCGtgaagagtaattattattattattattattattattaagttccaTTCACAGCGTACTAAGGTTCTCCACCAACGATTTATACAGCAATGAAGAGTGAAACTCAAGAAAAGGCAAAGTTGAAGAATTTGAACTGATGATTGAGAAGTAGGAAGAGTCCAGTTAGGAAGGATGAATTACAAATACAGAAAGCCACGCAGCTGAGAAGAAGGGTTTGAAGGACGCTAAAAAGATGCTCGTCAAGGACCACCAAAACATCTGTGCTCAACCGTTCTTCATTTTCGGGCCATCCTGTATGTTGCCAAACCATCCCTACTCCCCtctttgaaaaattaagaaattgttttGGGCAGAGCCAACCGGAGATCATAAATAAAAAGTGTGATTAAAACTAAGCCTTGATATTATACACTGATTACCAACTTCCTTTCACCACCTAGAAACCATGGAAAATAATAACTCTGGGACACTCGGCGTGGAGAAGGGCATACAGCTGGTACCCACATTCCAAAGCAATGGCCGAGAACCAAGTTGTAAGTCTACACTTTTGTCactatatgcattttttttattgatggggAGACATCGGAATGTGTTAAGACTCAAGGTTTTAAGTGAGTCCCCGTGAAATGATGGTGTTAACCTCATGCCCCATACCCTGTTCTGCAACTTCCACAATCATCTTGATACTAAGTACTTAATTAAGTGGTTAGGTCCACTGAGGCACAATGGGTTTCATGGTTTGTGCCCAACTGCCTGTCGCTGCCTAGGAGCTGAAACTGGACCATTTCACTTGATAGGTCAGAGGGCTATCAATAATGCTTTTAAGACCATTGGGGTGCTCCAGGCCCCTTTACCTAGTTAAGACCCAGGGCGCAAGATAAGGTTgggatgaatttatttattacattttattgatttatgggGCTCTATGTCAATTTaggtggagggggaaggagagtCCCTCTTGGCCAGGATGCCAACCtgcaggggcgttcctagacattttggggcccaaggggcacagtcccatttggggcccctcttatggaGTGGGAGGTGAGTGAAGCAAGCCACAGCAGCTGGGAATGGGGAAGGCTGTAAGCCCCCCCGAGGAAATTTtcagaatatgagcaattgtgggattattttaaaggcacttgtaaatgcaaatttcagaaattttatttcttaaaactaggtgtgCATTGAATAATACAAGATCCACTGAAttcattgaatcatttgaatgtgtGTTATCTGCGCAAATGGGGTCATTATGGGGGCCttcagaggataattaggacccctataagcagtaatcaattgccttaAATCGGCCCAGCCCTTACCCCAATCaacgttacccaccctcctccgatcTGTATGAGGaggtctataatgggctctaTGACTGGAAGCGGGCCCCTGAAGAGCccaatttcttttacataacatttttgttatatttttgttcacaaaattggaaattggggcCCTTTAGTGGACCCCAAACTTTtgggtccaaatataaatgggggCCTTGACCATTTTGGGCAACCCCACTTTGGGCCCGGGGGGTGATTTCGAACAGCGGCCCCCCCACCTCAGGAATGCTACTGCCTACCTGAGTCCTAGGCTTAGACATATCCCTACATCTCTTTGACTTTTATGATACCCTAAATatggttgggggggggagaatcCTGCTGTCCTAAGTTAGGTTAGTTGGGGAAAATTAGGTTAGGATGTGTCCATACAATAATGTCACATTTTCATGCTCTAAAACATTTTTTAGTGATTGTTACTATTGATATTCATGAATAATAGTGTTTCAACTGATCATGTTGTGACTTACGGATTTTTAATTTGCTGCCTGCTGTATTGCATTTGGATTTTATTCCCTCTCCCTCAAACCCAGAAACTTCAGTGTCTCACTAGGTTCCTCTAATAATTATTGGGTGGCTCATCAGGGGAAGGAAAAATCACTGAAATGGGTGTTTTGCATCAAACAGGGTAAATATAAccagtcataaaaatataatgttccTGTATATTAATACGCATTGAATCACCGTAGTATTAACAGCTTATGCATTTCTGACCATTCATTATAGTGCAATCCACTTGTTTTCGGTTTTCTTCACAAACATGTGGGTTTTCCGTATTAATTTACAGCTACTGGTACCTTGGGATTAAGTAAGATAAAATGGAGACTAGCACCAAAAGCAAATGGTAAAAATTGCATAAAACGGGAAATAAGCAATTGGAAATGGAAGTCTTGGTTTTACTTTAAAGCATTAGGCCCTATCGCATTTTCGACTTTAATTAATGAGCAATTTGAATGTTTCTGACCAAACTTACCACACCAAATTAACATAACCTAGGGTACCAGCTTTACCCTAGTCACAGGCCCTGGGCATGATATTagcttagtttgaaaacattccatgaaCTTACCTTAATCTGAATGTGAACTAGGCCATCACTATGATTATAGTCCTTGTGTTTCAcacattatttcttttccgacTCAAAAACCAGGCTTTTTCACTGCGGTCCACAAGTTGTGGGATATAAGGTAAAGGTGGGTTCAACTATCTCTTAAAAGTACTCACTTGCCTAAACGAATGTCAGTCATTCGCCCAAAACTTacgaaaattacattttcaactCTAAAATGCAACAAtgattttaattaagataatacAGAGAGCTTAgctttattataaatgtatagcatttttcgtaaaaaaaataatggttggaACTAGGCTAAGCCTGGACTACCTGAATGAGATCATTCAGCTTCTTTTCCACGTCCTTCCTAACTATCAATAGCCAATTCCCTTAGAAAACCTGGTATTCGGAACGCCACATAATTTTCAACCAATAAATTGCATTCAAGAAAATACCAGGCTAGTATCTGCCGGTATTCAACGAACTTAAAACGCGAGATTGTCCTTCAACTCAAATAACTTCAAGAGACACAATGTTAATGAGGAACAGTTCCTTTTGGTAATTTAATAAATGTGAGACTCGCGTCTGTTTTGTTAGAGTAACACCTCAGAAAACCATCCTAAATAGAAGCAGATACCCAATACATGGTTTATAAGTTTCTACCTTTATGTAAGTGTGCAACCATGTGAATAAACTTCAAGACCATAATCATTCACATTCTTCTATGAAACGATACCACTTGACCCTGGAAGTCagcagacacaaaaaaaaaaaaagaaaatcttttatttatattttccaaattagttATCCGAGTTCTCTTAATAATCTTTAGAAGAGAATAGttgctaagataaaaaaaaaaaaacagttcctcCCCAAACGTACCCATTCTCGGGATATGAAAGAAAGTATAAATAAGATGGGTCACTTTAGTTGCCTTAGCGGTATCAAAGTCGTTAAACCATGTTCAACAACATCTACTATCCAAAATCGCTCTCGCttgcacttttctttttatttttttgttattagcaACTCGCTGCATATTTGCAAAGGCGTACTTCAGGGGATTTGTAACGAATCCTAGTCACCGCAGCATCTCTTCTGCTTTCATCAGCAATTTTAACACCACTACCATTAAAGTTGGCCTAGATCTCGTATAAGTAAATGGAATATCTTTAAATACATCAGCATCCTCACATTTTTTCTGCAAAGATTTTACCTAGTCTGTGTAGACcttgtttttaatcagttttttcttcaaCTTCATTCGTTATCTTCACTGTTAGGGGCAGTCATCTCCCCACTCTGCAGCTTCCAGCAATTCAATTAACTTTGTGAGATTATCAATTCTAGCGTTAGTCCCCATGTTTCAATTTCattctaagtatatatatcacaaggtCCGTCTTATCTCCCACACTTTATGGCTCAGTAATTTTGGCATCTCACACAGCAGTCCCTAGCTGTATCTCTGAACTCAGCGCAATGATTGCattgtgcatttttatatatcagttcACATTATTTGCACTGCATCAGGACAATTATGGTAGAATTATTTCCATTACCTGTTATTGCCAACACTGATACTagtaaaattaattatgataCCAGGTATCACACTCGACACAAccctttcctcatttttttctttatcagattAAGATGCGGGACAAATATAGAAAGAAATCCCGTATCGCTAGTCAGAATACAGTGTCACTGTCACTGGCACTTTTgtgtttaacaattttttttccatttgcacAACCagctttaaaagaaaagaatttcactcAATAAGTGGAAGTGAATGTTACTGTCTGCCAGAGCGTGAACTCGGCCGGTTTAATTCAACAGATGAGACGTTCAGGGTAAAGAAATTAATTCCttaaagctaaaataataattgaaatttataagtaataaatttataataaaatttaatttattaattgattgaaatgattaaaaaatgtacaacaaaattaataattagtcATAGTATTGCATAGATATCTAAGGTAAGCGGTTTTTGAGGAATGCTTTTTATCAGTGCATCATGACGTCGACTCCCAACCAGTTAGGTTAGGTACTTTTTGGCGAGAGAACGCTACCGTGCGCTCTCAAAAATAATAGTATTCTCtaattgcatttttataaaaGGTAATAGTGGTAACGCTTTATTCTTGGTGCTTATCATGTGGTCTAATAGCACGCGCAGCGAATACTTGGCCGACTCGGAAAcataaaaaggaagttgaatgCACGCAACCTCGATATCTAGTCacttattaatattaatcttgCTTGAGTATTTCAGTCGACGAGGAAGAGCTACCATGCCTGTATATTGTTCACTTCATTTATCGTATTTATGGACTGATCGTGAGTTAATGTTTAGGATCAACGTGAAGGGAGAATAAGAGACCTTACAAGTCCTACTAAGCAACCCCTGGGCAGCAA encodes:
- the LOC136832618 gene encoding microfibril-associated glycoprotein 4-like; amino-acid sequence: MASVGNYCGLMILLGFVSFVSCVGPRPRNNFEGAAANEADSHNVAILEELKTITDLILRSQKKEDPVNVGVPVVHDCSTLREAGIRASGVYSLFPFTFKVYCDMETDGGGWTVIQRRVPVETHEDFNRTWFDYKGGFGDLYGEFWLGLEALHQLTYSWPHELRIDMVDYEQGPKHATYKMVSVGPESDGYRLRVSNYSGNAGDALSLFHSGRRFSTLDKDLDLSRNKSCAQEKEGGWWFHACYAAHPNGVYPTKPKRETSSSNIRWWKDRENVFVLTTVEMKIRRQRNDKEGIIPTAPPKIDDHGVVTTDSSLPSLDEDIHRDEETDYSLDYDFRWNFDDEISFADPEAGGVDEEYNITQHDGRSDTSPWWILNSLGFD